A single genomic interval of halophilic archaeon DL31 harbors:
- a CDS encoding hypothetical protein (KEGG: hje:HacjB3_02045 hypothetical protein), which produces MDIDKDMRPKIALSLGAVALLVAVFVGIGVTYGGAGLSAAGGYALIGALIGFVLLMGVVGAYLSSRE; this is translated from the coding sequence ATGGATATCGACAAGGATATGCGCCCGAAAATCGCCCTCTCGCTGGGCGCAGTCGCCTTGCTCGTCGCTGTGTTCGTCGGCATTGGCGTCACCTACGGCGGCGCTGGCCTCTCCGCGGCCGGTGGCTACGCTCTCATCGGCGCACTAATCGGCTTCGTCCTGTTGATGGGCGTCGTCGGCGCGTATCTCTCCTCTCGCGAGTAA
- a CDS encoding Resolvase, Holliday junction-type (PFAM: Resolvase, Holliday junction-type~KEGG: nmg:Nmag_1845 resolvase, Holliday junction-type) has product MPTNKKGDRRERELVNRLDDAGFAVMRAPASGGATQRELPDVLAGNGEEFYAIEAKSSKGDPIYLTGEEVQALVYFAQNFGAKPRIGVRFDREDWYFFHPGDCYTTDGGNYRVKKETALADGTDMAELVGDTEKVTLEEATRAGSATGDDEGDADADEAIRQLLESVADGTLSVEEAAEALS; this is encoded by the coding sequence ATGCCCACGAACAAGAAAGGTGACCGCCGAGAGCGCGAACTCGTCAACCGGTTGGACGACGCCGGCTTCGCGGTCATGCGCGCCCCCGCCAGCGGCGGCGCAACCCAGCGCGAACTCCCGGACGTGCTCGCGGGCAACGGCGAGGAGTTCTACGCTATCGAGGCCAAATCCTCGAAGGGCGACCCCATCTATCTCACCGGCGAGGAGGTGCAGGCGCTGGTCTACTTCGCCCAGAACTTCGGTGCCAAACCCCGCATCGGCGTCCGCTTCGACCGCGAAGACTGGTACTTCTTCCACCCCGGCGACTGCTACACCACCGACGGCGGCAACTACCGCGTGAAAAAGGAGACGGCACTCGCCGACGGCACCGACATGGCTGAACTCGTTGGAGATACCGAGAAAGTCACACTCGAGGAGGCGACCAGAGCTGGGAGCGCGACCGGTGACGACGAGGGTGACGCGGACGCCGACGAGGCGATTCGCCAGCTGCTCGAGTCCGTCGCCGATGGCACCCTCAGCGTCGAGGAGGCTGCCGAGGCACTCTCCTGA